In a single window of the Campylobacter iguaniorum genome:
- the rsfS gene encoding ribosome silencing factor produces the protein MQNRIEKIVKLLDDKKAENIEVVDMQGKEYLAKFVIIATTLTGRHAYALLDDLKTELKPDGEEFLGVESSDDWTVIDLGDIMIHLMSETYRAKYNIEEFLKELKK, from the coding sequence TAGAATAGAAAAAATAGTTAAGCTTTTAGATGATAAAAAAGCCGAAAACATCGAAGTAGTCGATATGCAAGGCAAGGAATATCTAGCTAAATTTGTCATCATCGCTACTACTTTGACAGGTCGCCACGCTTATGCACTTTTAGACGATCTAAAAACAGAGCTAAAGCCTGATGGCGAGGAGTTTTTAGGCGTAGAAAGTAGCGATGATTGGACTGTAATCGATCTTGGCGATATTATGATCCACCTTATGAGCGAAACTTACAGAGCAAAATACAATATTGAAGAGTTTTTAAAAGAGCTTAAAAAATAA